The DNA window CTGGGTCGGCGCGATCGCCGGACGGTCCCGGTGCATCTGTCCGGCCGCGACTATCCGGTCCACATCGGCGAGGGCATCCTGCCGTTGCTGCCCGTCGACCTCGCCGCGCTGGGGGCGGGACGGCGGGTGGCCGTGGTCACGCACCGTAGCGTCAGGCGATCCGCCGCGGGGGCCCTCCTGGGGGTGCTCCGGAGCCAGGGGTTCGAGGTCTCGGTGTTCGACGTGCCGGCCGGTGAGGGCTCGAAGAGCCTGGTTATGGTCGGGGCGCTCTGCACGCGGTTGGCCCGGGCCAGGGTGGACCGCCACAGCACGCTGCTGGCCGTCGGCGGCGGGGTGGTCGGAGATCTGGGCGGATTTGTCGCGGCAACGTACATGCGGGGCATCCGGCTGGTGCATGTCCCCACGACGCTGCTGGCCATGGTGGACAGCAGTATCGGGGGGAAGACTGGCGTCAACCACGCGGGGGTGAAGAACCTCGTCGGCGCCTTCTACCAGCCATCGGCCGTTGTCGCCGACGTCCGAACACTGCAGACTCTTCCAGAGCGAGAACTCCGAAGCGGGCTGGCCGAGGTGGTGAAGACCGCCGTCGTCGGGGACGCCGATCTCTTCGAGTTCCTGGAGGACAACCTTGCCGCCGTACTCCGCCGGGAGCCGGATGCGTTGATTGAGGTCATTTCCCGCTGCGCCGCTTTCAAGGCCCGGGTGGTGGAAGCGGACGAAGCGGAGCGCGCCGAACGCCAGATCCTGAATTACGGCCACACCCTCGGGCACGCCGTCGAGGCGGCGGCGGGATTCCGGGGGCTGACCCACGGTGAGGCCGTGGCCATCGGGATGGCCCTGGAGGCCCGCCTGGCCCAGCGCCTCGGGCTGACGTCCGCGGCGACGGTCGAACGGCAGAACGCGCTGCTGGCCCGCATCGGACTTCCCGTCAGGCTGGGCCCGGTGAGTCGGGCCGCGGTGTGGCGGGCACTGGCCCTGGACAAGAAGTCGAAGGACGGGGTGCTCCGCTGGCCGATGCTGGTAGGCATCGGTTCGGTGCGGCGCGAACAGGAAGTCCCGGAGGCCTTGCTGCGGGAGGTCATCGGTGGCTCACGCTGACGTCAAGTGCGGTCCCGTACTTTCTCCGGGGACTGATTTCGAGCCGACGCCCATCGGTCGCGACGCGGTCGAGGTGCGCTAGTCCCATGCACATTCGCGGGATCCGAGGGGCGACGACCTGCGCCGCCGACGAGGAGGAGGCGATCCTCGAGGCGACGGAGGAACTGCTGCGGCAGATGGCCGACGCCAACGGCGTGGAGTCCGACGAGATCGCGGCCATCATCTTCACGGCGACGCAGGATCTCACCGCGGCCTTCCCCGCCGAGGCGGCGCGCCGGCTGCGGTGGAACCTGGTGCCGCTGCTCTCGGCCACGGAGATGGCCGTGTCGGACCCCCGCGCCGTGCCCCGCTGCATTCGCGTGCTGATGCTCTGGAACACCCCGCGCTCCCAGGAAGAGGTCGTGCACGTGTACCTGCGCGGCGCGGCGCGGCTGCGGCCCGACCTCAAGGAGCGGCGGGTCTAGCCCGGCGATGGACGTCGTCGTCGCCCCGGCCGCGCGTCTGGCGGGGACCGTGCGCGTCCCCGGCGACAAGTCGATCTCCCACCGCGCCGCGATCCTGGGCGCGCTGGCCTCCGGGACCACGACCATCCGGAACTTTCTGCGGGCCGAGGACTGCCTGCGGACGCTGGAGTGTCTGCGGGAGCTGGGGGTGACCATCGAGGAGGACGGAGCGCACCTGGTGGTCCATGGCGCCGCGGGACGGCTCCGGGAGCCGGACCGCGCGCTGGACGCCGGCAACTCCGGCACCACGATGCGGCTGCTGGCCGGTGTCGCTGCGGCCCAGCCCATCGCCGTGGTGCTCGACGGCGACGCGTCGCTGCGCCGGCGCCCGATGGACCGCATCGCCGAACCGCTCCGGAAGATGGGCGCGTACGTCGGCCTGCGGGACGGGCGTTACCCTCCCCTGCGCATCACGGGGGCCCGGCTGCGCGGCATCACCTACGAACTGCCGGTGCCCAGCGCCCAGGTCAAATCGGCCGTCCTGCTGGCCGGGCTGCTCGCCGAGAGCGAGACGGTGGTCGTCGAGCCGGTGCCCACGCGGGACCACACCGAGCGCATGCTGGCCCGGTTCGGCGTCCCGATCCGCCGGGACGGCCGGCGCATCGTCCTCCCTCCCGGCCTGCCTGTCGGATGCGAGGTGACGGTCCCCGGGGACATCTCCTCGGCCGCCTTCTTTCTGGCCGCCGCGGCCCGGGCCGGCTCGAAGGTCACGGTCGAAGATGTCGGCGTGAACCCGACGCGGACCGGCGTGCTGGAGATTCTGGAGCAGATGGGCGCGGCGGTCGAGCAGACGTCGCCCCGCGACGTGGGGGGCGAGCCGACCGCCGCCGTCACCGTGCGCGGCGGGCGGCTGCGCGGGGTGACGATCCGCGGACCGATCATCCCGCGGGTCATCGACGAGCTGCCGGTGCTCTGCGTGGTGGCGGCGGCCGCGGAAGGCAAGACCGTGATCCGCGACGCGGCGGAGCTGCGGGCCAAGGAGTCCGACCGCATCGCCGTGATCGCCGCCGGGCTGCGGGCGCTGGGCGTGGCGGTGAAGGAGCGCCCCGACGGGATCGAGATCCGCGGCGGCGGGCTGCGGGGCGGCGTGGTGGACGCCGCGGGAGATCACCGCCTCGCCATGGCCTTCGTCGTGGCCGGGCTGTTCGCCGATGCGCCGGTGACGGTGCGCGGGGCAGAGGCGGTGGCCGTCTCCTTCCCGGGGTTTTTCGACACCCTCGACCAGCTGGGCGGGAAGACTGCCGCGCTGGGTGCGGCGGAGGATGGGTAGCGTCGCGGCCGTAGCCCGGGCGATGTGCGCCGGCATCGGCCGCGTCATCGTCGGCAAGGAACAGGTCATCGAACTGGCGCTGGCCGCGCTGCTCTGCGAAGGCCACCTCCTGATCGAGGACGTGCCGGGCATCGGCAAGACCATGCTGGCGAAGTCGCTGGCCCGCACCCTGGGCTGCACCTTCCGCCGGCTGCAGTGCACGCCCGACCTGCTGCCGGGGGACATCACCGGCGTGCACTTCTTCAACCAGAAGACCCAGCAGTTCGAGTTCCGCCCCGGGCCGGTGTTCACCAACATCCTGCTGGCCGACGAGATCAACCGCGCCACCCCGCGCACCCAGGCCGCGCTGCTGGAGTGCATGGAGGAGCGGCAGGTCACCCTGGAGACCGGCACGGTGCCGCTGAACCGTCCCTTCATGGTCATCGCCACGCAGAACCCCATCGAGCTGCAGGGCACCTTCCCCCTGCCCGAGGCGCAGCTGGACAGGTTTCTCATGCAGCTACCGGTCGGGTACCCCTCCGCGGCGGATGAGGTGGAGATCCTGCGGCGCTTCCGCACCCACAACCCGCTCCACGACCTGCAGCCCGTGACCAGCGCCGACGAGCTGGTCGCTCTCCAGCAGCAGGTGCGCGCGGTCCACGTCAGCCCGGCGGTGGAGGAGTACATCGTGGCCATCGTCCGCGCCACGCGGGCGCATCCGGAGATCGAACTGGGGGCCAGCCCCCGCGGCAGCCTCGGGTTGTACCGCGCCGCCCAGGCCCTGGCCGCGATCCGCGGGCGGACGCACGTCCTGCCGGACGACGTGAAAGAACTCGTGCCGGTGGTCCTCCCCCACCGCCTGATCACGACGGCGCAGGCCCGGCTGCGTGAGCGCGGCGCCCGGGAGATCGCCCAGGAGATCCTGCGGTCCGTCCCGGCCCCGGTCGAAGCGGAGTAGATGTACACCCAGGGCTGGCTGCTGGTCGGCTGGATGCTCATCGCCATCGGGCTGGCGGCGCGCCACGGCTTCGCCTTTCTGCTGGGGGCGGTGGTCCTCTGCAGCGCCGGCGCCTCGTACCTGTGGGACCGGTTCTGCCTGGCCCGCGTCGAGTATCGCCGCAGCTTCACCCCGCGCCGCGCCTTCTACGGCGAGACCGTGACCTTCACGATGGAGGTGACGAACCGCAAGATCTTGCCCCTGGCCTGGCTGGAGGTGATCGACGAGCTGCCGGTCGAGCTCGAGCTCCTCAGGGGACGCGTCATCCCCAGCGTGCGGCAGCGCCGACAGCACCTGGTCAACCTCTTCAGCGTGCGATGGTACGAGCGGGTGCGGCGGCACTTCACGGTCCGCTGCGCCGCGCGCGGATACTTTCCTCTGGGGCCGGCCCGGGTGCGCTCGGGCGACGTCTTCGGCTTCACGGTCCGCGGGATGGATCTGGAGCATACCGACTACCTGCTGGTCTATCCCAAGGTCGTCCCCCTCGAGGCGTTGGGGTTGCCCGCCCTCCATCCCATCGGCGATCTGGCCACGCGGCGCCCCCTCCTGGAGGATCCCACCCGCATCGTCGGCGCCCGGGGGTACCAGCCCACCGACCCCCTCCGCCGCATCCACTGGAAGGCGACGGCGAAATCGGGCGGGCTGCAGAGCAAGCTCTACGAGCCGACGACGAGCCATCGCTTCGCCGTCTTCCTGAACCTCGACACGCTGGGCCGGTTCGCCGAGTACCGCGGGTTCGTGCGCGCCCTGCTCGAGTTGAACATCCTCACCGCGGCCTCCATCACCAGCTGGGCCATCGGGCAGGGGCATCTGGTGGGTCTCTACGCCAACGGCTACCTGCCCCACGGGCTGCGCTGGATCCGGATCCCTCCCGCCTCGGGGAGCGCGCACCTGGCGACGATGCTGGAGGCGCTGGCCAAGGTGTTCCCCACGCCCGTGATGCCGGTCGGCGATCTGATGCAGCTGGAGGCGCCGGGACTGCCCTGGGGCACCACGGCGGTCGTGGTCACTGCGGTGACCGATGCGGCGCTCAGGTCCGGCGTGGCGCGGCTGCTGGAGGCCGGACACACTCCCGTGCTTGTGCTCGTGGGCGAAGAGGCCGAGCCCATCGCCGAGCCAGTTCCCACCTACCGGGTGCGATCGGACCGGGGCTGGCGGGCGCTGGAAGGCCTCGCGCTGCGCCCTGCAGGTGTCGCGCCGTGACGGTCCTCCTGCGGGAGCTGCTGGCCCTCGGCCTCGTGGTGATCGAGTTCTGCTGGCTGTATCCGTGGGTCTTGCTGGCCACCGGCGGATTCTACGGTCCGGCCTCCGCGCCGCTGCTTCCCCCGGGGGCCGCGCTCCTCCTGCTGGCCGGGGGGTTCGTGGCGGTGCGCCTGGTCTCGGGACGCCCCTGGGCCCTGGCCACCGTGCGGGCCGTCGTCGTGGGGACGGGACTGGTGTTCGGGCTGGGCGCGGTGAAGATGGCCCACTACCCCGCGGCGCCCGTGTACGATCTGCGCTGGGTGGCGACACTGCTCCAGGCGGCCCACGACGCCCTCCCCGTGATCCTCCCTCCGGTGATGGGGGCGCTCCTGGCCACGCTGCTGTGGTGGCGGGGGATCGTGCTGGGCGAGCGGGAGTTCACGCATTTCGAGGTGGAGCGCGCCTTCCGCCGCGGCGTGGGCTGGACGGTGACGTTTGTCATCCTCTTCGTCATCTACGGGGACGCCCGCGGGTTCGTCCCGGCCGCCTCCGCCCCCGGCTACCTGTTGGGGTTCTTCTCCTGCGGGCTGGTGCTGCTCGCCGTGACACGGCTGCTGGAGATCTGGCGGGAAAACCAGGCCGAGGCCGCCCAGGCTCTGGCCGCGAACCGCCACTGGCTGCTGCTGCTGGTCGGCGTTGTGGGGATGATCCTTTCCGGGGCCGCCTTGCTCTCAGGGCTGCTCAACGTCCGGTTCCGCCCGGTGGTGCTCTCCTGGCTGCGCCCGCTGGCGCCGGTGGTCGAGGTCCTCTTCCTCACCCTCTTCGCCGTGGCGCTCGTCGTGGCCAAGGTGATCATCTTCGTGCTCTCCCGCCTGCCGTGGCGTCCTGTGCGGTTCGATCCCCAGGGGACGCTGCAGCAACCCCTCTCCGCGCTGTTGCGGGAACTGCCGCCCCGGGTCGTGAGCGGCGCCCGCTGGGGAGTGGTCTTCCTGGTTATCGTCGCGCTCATCGCGCTGGTGGCCGTGGCCATCGTCCGGGCGCGGCGTCGGCCGCGCCGGGCCGACGAGGACGAGCGGGAGTCGGTGTGGGATGCCCGCGCCGTGCTGGCGGGGATGGGCAGGGCGTGGCGCTCGCTGTGGGAGCGACGGCACGCCGTGGCGGGAGAAGCCGACCATCCGGCGGTGGGGGCGCTCCGCACGATCTATCGGGAACTGCTGCGGATCGGTCGCGGGCTGGGCACGCCGCGGAACCCGGCGGAAACCCCCTACGAATACCGGCCGCGATTGCGCGCCGCGCTCCCGTCCACCGCGACGGAGATCGCCTTTCTCACGGAGGCGTATGTGCGCGCGCGGTATTCCCCCTCTTTGCCCTCCGACCAGGAGGTGGAAGAGGCGCGGGATGCGCTGGAGCGCGTGCGGAACGCGTCATCAATCTCGGGCGGAGGGGAGGAGTAGGCCCCACCGGCGGTGCTCGGGGGTGCGATCCGGCCTTACCCCCGCATCCCGGCGGGGGCCGGGATTCCCAGGTCGGCGGCGAGACTGCTCAGTGCGACCTCTGTTTCGGCGGGGAGGGGGATCCCGCGTTCCGCGTACTCGAGCGCCCGACGATGCTCGATCTCTCCCGGCAGGTAGACCCGCTCGGCGCCTTCCATGGGCGGAAGGGCCCGGACCTCCTGCGCCAGGCGGGCCACCCGGCGCACGAAATCTTCCTGAGGGCCGAAGGAGGCCGGCGAGATCGCGGCCAGCAGGTGGCCGACGCCCTGGACCCGATCGAGGTGCTCGTAGAGCGGGATGATCTCCGGCCCGGAAGCGGCACCGGGGAGCAGACCGGCCAGGATGTCGATCATCAGGGAGAGCCCGGACCCCTTGGGCCCGCCGAAGGGGAGGATTGCGCCGCCGTTCAGCACCTGGCGGGGATCGGTCGCGGGGCGCCCTTCGCGGTCGATCCCCCACCCTTGGGGGATGGGCTCGCCCCGGGCCGCCGCCGTCTTGATCCGCTGGTGGGGGACGATGCTGGTGGCCATGTCCAGGACGATGGGCGGCTCCGCGCCCGCGGGCACCGCGATGGCCATCGGGTTGGTCCCCAGGTACTTCGCGCGGGCCCCCCAGGGGGCGACCTGGGCGTCCGCATTGCTCAGCGCCAGGCCGATCAGCCCCTGGGCGCTGGCCCGCATCGCCAGGTGAGCCAGCATCCCGCAGTGGTTGCTGTTGCGTACGCCGACGAACGCGACGCCGTGCTCCCTTGCCCGGGCGATGGCCAGATCCATGGCCCGGGTGGCCATGGCGATCCCGAACCCGCCCTGCGCGTCGACCACCACCACGGGGCCCGCGTCCCGCACGACCGACAGCACGGCGGAAGGGTTGATGGATCCGTGCTGCAGGCGGCGCACGTAGATCGCCGTGCGCACGACGCCGTGGGAGTGCACCCCCCGCAGGTCGGCCGCGACCAGGCCGTCGGCGACCAGCCGGGCGTCGTCGGGGGTCGCGCCCGCCGTCGTCAGGGCCCGGACGACGAAGGCGTGCAGGTCGGATGCCGCGTAGCGGGTCAGTCCATCCATGCGCCGCCGTTGATGTCCAGGGTCTCGCCGGTGATGAATCCCGCGCCCTCCGAGACCAGGAAGGCCACGGCCTCGGCCACCTCCTCGGGGGTCCCCAGGCGGCCCAGCGGGATCCCGGCCAAGACCGCGGCCCGTTTCTCGGGAGTCCACTGCGCGCTCATCTCCGTCTCAATGGCGTGCGGGGCGACCGCGTTGACGGTGATCCCCCAGGGGGCGAGTTCCCGGGCCAGCGTCTTTGTCAGCGCCAGTATCCCCGCTTTGGACGAAGCGTACCCCGGCGCCGATGCCAGGTCCCCGGTCTTGCCGGTGATCGACGCCACATTCACGATGCGGCCCCAGCCCGCGGCCTTCAGGTAGGGCACCGCGGCGCGGCAACAGTAGAAGGTGCCCGTCAGGTTGACGGCAAGGACCTGGTGCCAGTCCTCCAGCGTCATCGTCTCCAGCGTCCCCCGGCGGATGATGCCGGCGTTGTTCACCAGGATCTCCAGCGCGCCGAACCGCTCCTTGACCGCCGCGCACATGGCGCTGACGGCCTCCCAGTCGGTGACGTCGCAGGGGACGCCCATCGCCGTGCCTTCCTCGGCGACGATCTGCTCCACGGCCCGGCGGACGAGGTCGTCACTGACGTCGTTGACGGCCACCCGGGCGCCGCCCCGCGCCAGCCGGCGGGCGATGGCCAGCCCGATCCCGCGGCCGGCCCCGGTGACCAGCGCGGTGCGCGGCCGCTCAGCCATCGGTCTTCCCCGGAACGAGCAGCGCCTTGATGGCGCGGCCCTCTTCCTGCGCCTCGAACGCCTCCCGCCACCGGCGCAGCGGCAGCTGCAGGCTCAGCAACGGGCCCACGGAGAGCCGGCCCGCGCCCAGCAGCCGCAGCCCCGTGACCCAACTGGAGTGGCGGCTGCTGAAGGAGAAGGAGAGGTCGATCCCTCGGAAGAGCGCGGTGTCGGCCGGGAAGGCCACCTCGGGACGCCCGGTGATCCCGACCTGGCAGATGCGGCCCAGCCGGCGGACCAGCGCCGGAAGCGAGGCCAGGGCCGGCGGCGCGCCGGAGGTCTCGATGGCGACATCGACGCCCTCCCCGCCCGTGGCCTCCATAACCCGCGCGGTGAGGTCCTCCTCGGCCACGTTGACGGCGAGATCCGCCCCGAGCCGGCGGGCCGTGGGCAGCCGCAGCGCGCCGTCGCGGCCGGCGCCGGTTACGATCACCATCCCCGCCCCTGCGGCGCGTGCCACCTCCAGGCAGAGTAGGCCGATCGGTCCGGGTCCCGTGATCAGCACCCGCTCTCCGGGCCGCACGGCGGCGCGCTCGAGGACGGCGTGCACGGCGATGGCAATGGGCTCGGCCAGGGCGGCTTCCTCGAAGCCGACGCCCTCCGGGATCCGGTGCAGGAGGTCGGCGGGCATCCGCACATACTTCGCGAATGCGCCGTCCCGCCCGATGCCCGGCGGGCGCTTGTGGGGGCAGATGTGGCGGTTGCCCGTGCGGCACAGGTAGCACACGCCGCAGCTGCCGGTGCTGGTTTCCGAGACCACCCGGTCGCCGACAGCATACCCGGTCACGCCCGACCCGACCGCCGCGACGGTTCCCGCGAACTCGTGGCCGAGCACCACCGGGGGCCAGTAGGGGTGCTCGTCGCGGTAGATGTGCAGGTCGCTGCCGCAGATCGCCGCGGCCGCCACCTCGATGAGCACCTCCCCCGGCTCGGGGACCGGCTCGGGCACCTCGCGGATCTCCACCAGCCCGGGCCCGCGGCCCACCTTCATCACGCCCAGCATGACCGGCCCTCCTCGCTCACTGTTTGATCGCCCCGGCCGTGAGGCCCTGGACCAGCCAGCGCTGCAGGAGCAGGTAGAAGACGACGCCGGGGATGCCTCCCATCAGGGCGCCGGCCATCAACTCCGGCCACTTCACGAAGAACTCCTGGACGGTCCGGGCGATGGCCAGGGTCACGGTGACCATCGCCTCGCTGCTGGTCAGCGTCTGGACCCAGAGCAGGTCGCCCCAGGCCAGCAGGAAGGCGAAGAGCATCGTCGCCACCATCCCGGGCCGGATCAACGGGAAGACGACCCGGAAGAAGACGGTGAAGCGGCCCGCCCCGTCCACGATCGCCGCCTCGTCCAGTTCGGTGGGGATGCCGTCGATGAACCCCTTGAGCATCCAGATGGCAAAGGGCAGGCAGATGGTGAGGAAGGCGATGATCAGTCCCGTGCGGGTGTCATAGAGTCCCAGGCGGGAGAGGATCTGGAAGTAGGGGCCCACCAGGAGCACCCCCGGGAGCATCTGGGTGGTGAGGACGAACCCCATGAGCGTGCCCTTCGCCGCCAGGGGGAAGCGGGAGAACCCGTAGGCGGCCAGGGCGCCGAC is part of the Armatimonadota bacterium genome and encodes:
- the aroB gene encoding 3-dehydroquinate synthase produces the protein MRNVVLIGFMGTGKSAVGQILARRLGWTFVDIDRRAARRERATVPQILARHGEGYFRDVEARIIAEVAGRRDLVIATGAGVVLRPENMRRLRANGWIVSLTAPVDVLLTRLGERRPSLGGDARGEVVRLLDQRRPLYRDADLMIDVSVATPDRVADAVLAFLGRRDRRTVPVHLSGRDYPVHIGEGILPLLPVDLAALGAGRRVAVVTHRSVRRSAAGALLGVLRSQGFEVSVFDVPAGEGSKSLVMVGALCTRLARARVDRHSTLLAVGGGVVGDLGGFVAATYMRGIRLVHVPTTLLAMVDSSIGGKTGVNHAGVKNLVGAFYQPSAVVADVRTLQTLPERELRSGLAEVVKTAVVGDADLFEFLEDNLAAVLRREPDALIEVISRCAAFKARVVEADEAERAERQILNYGHTLGHAVEAAAGFRGLTHGEAVAIGMALEARLAQRLGLTSAATVERQNALLARIGLPVRLGPVSRAAVWRALALDKKSKDGVLRWPMLVGIGSVRREQEVPEALLREVIGGSR
- the aroH gene encoding chorismate mutase gives rise to the protein MHIRGIRGATTCAADEEEAILEATEELLRQMADANGVESDEIAAIIFTATQDLTAAFPAEAARRLRWNLVPLLSATEMAVSDPRAVPRCIRVLMLWNTPRSQEEVVHVYLRGAARLRPDLKERRV
- the aroA gene encoding 3-phosphoshikimate 1-carboxyvinyltransferase produces the protein MDVVVAPAARLAGTVRVPGDKSISHRAAILGALASGTTTIRNFLRAEDCLRTLECLRELGVTIEEDGAHLVVHGAAGRLREPDRALDAGNSGTTMRLLAGVAAAQPIAVVLDGDASLRRRPMDRIAEPLRKMGAYVGLRDGRYPPLRITGARLRGITYELPVPSAQVKSAVLLAGLLAESETVVVEPVPTRDHTERMLARFGVPIRRDGRRIVLPPGLPVGCEVTVPGDISSAAFFLAAAARAGSKVTVEDVGVNPTRTGVLEILEQMGAAVEQTSPRDVGGEPTAAVTVRGGRLRGVTIRGPIIPRVIDELPVLCVVAAAAEGKTVIRDAAELRAKESDRIAVIAAGLRALGVAVKERPDGIEIRGGGLRGGVVDAAGDHRLAMAFVVAGLFADAPVTVRGAEAVAVSFPGFFDTLDQLGGKTAALGAAEDG
- a CDS encoding MoxR family ATPase encodes the protein MGSVAAVARAMCAGIGRVIVGKEQVIELALAALLCEGHLLIEDVPGIGKTMLAKSLARTLGCTFRRLQCTPDLLPGDITGVHFFNQKTQQFEFRPGPVFTNILLADEINRATPRTQAALLECMEERQVTLETGTVPLNRPFMVIATQNPIELQGTFPLPEAQLDRFLMQLPVGYPSAADEVEILRRFRTHNPLHDLQPVTSADELVALQQQVRAVHVSPAVEEYIVAIVRATRAHPEIELGASPRGSLGLYRAAQALAAIRGRTHVLPDDVKELVPVVLPHRLITTAQARLRERGAREIAQEILRSVPAPVEAE
- a CDS encoding DUF58 domain-containing protein, translating into MYTQGWLLVGWMLIAIGLAARHGFAFLLGAVVLCSAGASYLWDRFCLARVEYRRSFTPRRAFYGETVTFTMEVTNRKILPLAWLEVIDELPVELELLRGRVIPSVRQRRQHLVNLFSVRWYERVRRHFTVRCAARGYFPLGPARVRSGDVFGFTVRGMDLEHTDYLLVYPKVVPLEALGLPALHPIGDLATRRPLLEDPTRIVGARGYQPTDPLRRIHWKATAKSGGLQSKLYEPTTSHRFAVFLNLDTLGRFAEYRGFVRALLELNILTAASITSWAIGQGHLVGLYANGYLPHGLRWIRIPPASGSAHLATMLEALAKVFPTPVMPVGDLMQLEAPGLPWGTTAVVVTAVTDAALRSGVARLLEAGHTPVLVLVGEEAEPIAEPVPTYRVRSDRGWRALEGLALRPAGVAP
- a CDS encoding DUF4129 domain-containing protein, which encodes MTVLLRELLALGLVVIEFCWLYPWVLLATGGFYGPASAPLLPPGAALLLLAGGFVAVRLVSGRPWALATVRAVVVGTGLVFGLGAVKMAHYPAAPVYDLRWVATLLQAAHDALPVILPPVMGALLATLLWWRGIVLGEREFTHFEVERAFRRGVGWTVTFVILFVIYGDARGFVPAASAPGYLLGFFSCGLVLLAVTRLLEIWRENQAEAAQALAANRHWLLLLVGVVGMILSGAALLSGLLNVRFRPVVLSWLRPLAPVVEVLFLTLFAVALVVAKVIIFVLSRLPWRPVRFDPQGTLQQPLSALLRELPPRVVSGARWGVVFLVIVALIALVAVAIVRARRRPRRADEDERESVWDARAVLAGMGRAWRSLWERRHAVAGEADHPAVGALRTIYRELLRIGRGLGTPRNPAETPYEYRPRLRAALPSTATEIAFLTEAYVRARYSPSLPSDQEVEEARDALERVRNASSISGGGEE
- a CDS encoding Ldh family oxidoreductase → MDGLTRYAASDLHAFVVRALTTAGATPDDARLVADGLVAADLRGVHSHGVVRTAIYVRRLQHGSINPSAVLSVVRDAGPVVVVDAQGGFGIAMATRAMDLAIARAREHGVAFVGVRNSNHCGMLAHLAMRASAQGLIGLALSNADAQVAPWGARAKYLGTNPMAIAVPAGAEPPIVLDMATSIVPHQRIKTAAARGEPIPQGWGIDREGRPATDPRQVLNGGAILPFGGPKGSGLSLMIDILAGLLPGAASGPEIIPLYEHLDRVQGVGHLLAAISPASFGPQEDFVRRVARLAQEVRALPPMEGAERVYLPGEIEHRRALEYAERGIPLPAETEVALSSLAADLGIPAPAGMRG
- a CDS encoding SDR family NAD(P)-dependent oxidoreductase, which codes for MAERPRTALVTGAGRGIGLAIARRLARGGARVAVNDVSDDLVRRAVEQIVAEEGTAMGVPCDVTDWEAVSAMCAAVKERFGALEILVNNAGIIRRGTLETMTLEDWHQVLAVNLTGTFYCCRAAVPYLKAAGWGRIVNVASITGKTGDLASAPGYASSKAGILALTKTLARELAPWGITVNAVAPHAIETEMSAQWTPEKRAAVLAGIPLGRLGTPEEVAEAVAFLVSEGAGFITGETLDINGGAWMD
- a CDS encoding zinc-binding dehydrogenase, translated to MLGVMKVGRGPGLVEIREVPEPVPEPGEVLIEVAAAAICGSDLHIYRDEHPYWPPVVLGHEFAGTVAAVGSGVTGYAVGDRVVSETSTGSCGVCYLCRTGNRHICPHKRPPGIGRDGAFAKYVRMPADLLHRIPEGVGFEEAALAEPIAIAVHAVLERAAVRPGERVLITGPGPIGLLCLEVARAAGAGMVIVTGAGRDGALRLPTARRLGADLAVNVAEEDLTARVMEATGGEGVDVAIETSGAPPALASLPALVRRLGRICQVGITGRPEVAFPADTALFRGIDLSFSFSSRHSSWVTGLRLLGAGRLSVGPLLSLQLPLRRWREAFEAQEEGRAIKALLVPGKTDG
- a CDS encoding carbohydrate ABC transporter permease encodes the protein MEASLIYSRSRLVAALVYLGLGLVGVFVLFPFLWMVLTSLKPEIEALRVPVTWLPETPTVEAYVVMWLRKHYAIYFLNSTVVSLSTAVISTFVGALAAYGFSRFPLAAKGTLMGFVLTTQMLPGVLLVGPYFQILSRLGLYDTRTGLIIAFLTICLPFAIWMLKGFIDGIPTELDEAAIVDGAGRFTVFFRVVFPLIRPGMVATMLFAFLLAWGDLLWVQTLTSSEAMVTVTLAIARTVQEFFVKWPELMAGALMGGIPGVVFYLLLQRWLVQGLTAGAIKQ